The following are encoded in a window of Solidesulfovibrio magneticus RS-1 genomic DNA:
- a CDS encoding helix-turn-helix transcriptional regulator, which yields MPPKKDQYSSPSQKILNLFSILLFTGRQFSLGQIAEMLECSKQTASRITEELARTRDIQLRVWKEDRQKWFQIESSPRPHVSLSPREIQLLGMCKELVWHLLPKGISEEVESALNKTTALLPNMANRADALDSIYDVSVKGAIDYTPYQDIIETILHAIREKNVCEIIYQSPHRSEPKSHCFAPMKIISYHESLYAEGFSLNNETDQEILHQTTFSIHRINDATILNRKHHFETRENDQKQQAFGFMEGEPFPVLIKFTPQVAHYIKERIWSDHQTIKSYKDGSILLKFMVQSAPELIAWVLSFGKEAKLIKPKALKERVAEELKLTTLLYN from the coding sequence ATGCCGCCCAAAAAAGACCAATATTCATCACCTTCACAAAAAATCCTGAACCTTTTCAGCATATTACTTTTCACCGGACGCCAATTTTCACTTGGACAAATTGCTGAAATGCTTGAATGTTCGAAACAGACCGCTAGCAGAATTACCGAGGAGCTGGCCCGCACGCGTGACATTCAGCTTAGAGTCTGGAAGGAAGACCGCCAGAAATGGTTCCAAATAGAGTCATCCCCGCGTCCGCACGTGTCACTTTCCCCCAGAGAAATTCAATTGCTGGGGATGTGCAAGGAACTCGTTTGGCATCTTTTGCCGAAAGGAATCTCTGAGGAGGTGGAAAGCGCTCTTAATAAAACAACCGCTCTTCTCCCCAATATGGCAAACAGAGCGGATGCCCTCGACTCGATTTACGATGTCTCAGTTAAAGGAGCTATCGACTACACACCTTACCAAGATATTATTGAAACAATCCTACATGCCATTCGCGAAAAAAATGTTTGTGAAATTATTTACCAGTCACCGCATCGCTCAGAACCCAAAAGTCATTGTTTCGCTCCGATGAAAATCATTTCTTACCATGAATCCCTTTATGCCGAGGGTTTTTCCCTTAACAATGAGACGGACCAAGAGATACTGCACCAAACAACATTTTCTATTCATAGGATCAACGATGCAACGATATTAAACCGCAAACATCATTTCGAAACTCGAGAAAACGACCAGAAACAACAAGCCTTTGGCTTTATGGAAGGTGAACCATTTCCAGTCTTGATTAAATTCACTCCGCAGGTTGCACATTATATCAAAGAAAGAATATGGAGTGACCACCAAACAATTAAAAGCTACAAAGACGGCAGCATCTTATTAAAATTCATGGTTCAAAGCGCGCCAGAACTAATCGCATGGGTCTTAAGCTTCGGAAAAGAAGCAAAACTTATAAAGCCTAAAGCTCTTAAAGAACGAGTCGCAGAAGAGCTAAAACTAACGACACTACTTTACAACTAA
- a CDS encoding 3'-5' exonuclease: MTGLVIDFETNGFYRSSVLSVAAIKIDVDWNLKKVDRLDTFVRHYHPVEKWNPHAQAVNGLSAKKIERLRTSAEYPAYFKDDHGLTNFASEAVFAVAHNAKFDSSFANLQIPWICTMKLCGGKLADAARLRGIVVKQSQLHEALYDAEVCLDLFTLLVRDEKYLPQQDSQLRRHYNTNR, from the coding sequence ATGACTGGGTTAGTTATAGATTTTGAAACAAATGGATTTTATCGATCTTCTGTTCTATCTGTTGCCGCTATAAAAATAGATGTCGATTGGAACCTCAAAAAAGTAGACAGGCTCGATACATTCGTGCGACACTATCATCCAGTTGAAAAGTGGAATCCGCATGCACAAGCTGTTAATGGCCTCTCTGCAAAGAAAATAGAAAGGCTACGAACAAGTGCCGAATACCCCGCCTACTTTAAGGACGATCACGGGTTAACTAATTTTGCTAGCGAAGCTGTGTTCGCAGTTGCCCACAATGCTAAGTTTGATAGTAGCTTCGCCAATCTCCAGATTCCGTGGATATGTACCATGAAACTTTGCGGCGGCAAATTAGCGGATGCTGCAAGATTGAGAGGGATTGTTGTCAAACAATCTCAACTTCACGAAGCTCTATACGACGCCGAAGTTTGTTTAGACTTATTCACACTTCTTGTACGAGATGAAAAATATTTGCCACAACAAGACTCACAGCTTCGACGACACTACAACACTAACAGGTGA
- a CDS encoding transposase, translated as MGLGRQGDQQGTMYLAWDEIPRSRGHAFYDRLQQTLRKAAFDGFAEKLCKPFYSDKGRPSIPPGRYFRMHLVGYFEGIDSERGIEWRCADSLSLRDFLQLSPKESVPDHSSLSRTRSRLPLATHQEVFTWVLKLLSKDGLVLGGRIGVDASTMEANAALKTIVRRDTGESYRKMLLRMAKESGIDSPTDEDLARMDRKRVGKTLSNKDWQSQVDPEAKIAKMKDGRTHLAYKPEHAVDLDTGAVVAVEVHEADKGDTSTLQKTLKAAQESLRRVTSTPPCPDDPAELVADKGYFSRDVLKDLDGGPWRTRIAEPKRNGLNSWRGDHEARRAVYNNRIRISSMVGKAMGKQRTELVERSFEHTLDRSGGMRRVWLRGRENIQKRYLLHVAGFNLGLLMRVKTGHGTPRGWASAWLALIWPNQHPSMAYLAIVMVVEGRCCGIMPIAVICGGE; from the coding sequence ATGGGGCTTGGCCGTCAGGGTGATCAGCAGGGGACGATGTATCTGGCCTGGGATGAGATTCCTCGGTCTCGTGGGCACGCTTTTTACGATCGTCTCCAGCAGACTCTCCGGAAAGCCGCCTTCGATGGTTTCGCCGAGAAGCTGTGCAAGCCCTTCTATTCCGACAAGGGGCGTCCCTCCATTCCGCCTGGCCGGTATTTTCGGATGCACCTCGTGGGGTATTTCGAGGGCATCGACAGCGAGCGCGGCATTGAGTGGCGCTGCGCCGATTCGCTTTCCCTCCGGGATTTTCTCCAGCTTTCGCCCAAGGAGTCTGTGCCGGATCATTCCTCGCTCAGTCGGACACGGTCCCGTCTGCCGCTGGCGACCCACCAAGAGGTTTTCACCTGGGTTCTCAAGCTGCTCAGCAAGGATGGCTTGGTCCTTGGAGGCCGCATTGGCGTGGACGCTTCGACCATGGAGGCCAACGCGGCGCTCAAAACCATCGTGCGCCGGGACACGGGTGAGAGCTACCGCAAGATGCTCCTGCGCATGGCTAAGGAGAGCGGCATCGACTCTCCGACGGATGAGGATCTGGCTCGCATGGACCGCAAGCGCGTCGGCAAGACGCTTTCGAACAAGGACTGGCAGTCGCAGGTCGATCCCGAGGCGAAGATCGCCAAGATGAAGGATGGCCGAACGCATCTGGCGTACAAGCCGGAGCACGCGGTGGACCTGGACACCGGCGCGGTCGTGGCGGTCGAGGTGCATGAAGCGGACAAGGGGGACACTTCGACTCTGCAAAAGACGCTGAAAGCCGCTCAAGAAAGTTTGCGACGGGTCACTTCCACACCGCCATGCCCGGACGATCCTGCGGAACTGGTCGCGGACAAGGGCTATTTCTCCCGGGATGTCCTCAAAGACCTGGACGGAGGGCCATGGCGGACGAGAATCGCCGAACCCAAGCGCAACGGCCTGAACTCCTGGCGTGGCGATCATGAGGCGCGGCGCGCCGTGTACAACAACCGAATCCGGATATCGTCGATGGTCGGGAAGGCCATGGGAAAACAGCGGACGGAACTGGTCGAAAGAAGCTTCGAGCATACGCTGGACCGGTCTGGCGGTATGCGCCGGGTCTGGCTCCGGGGACGGGAGAACATCCAGAAACGGTATCTGCTCCATGTGGCCGGTTTCAATCTCGGCCTGCTGATGCGGGTCAAGACCGGCCATGGCACCCCCAGGGGCTGGGCCAGTGCCTGGCTTGCGCTCATTTGGCCCAATCAGCATCCCTCAATGGCCTATTTGGCCATCGTCATGGTGGTCGAAGGACGATGCTGTGGAATCATGCCCATCGCCGTCATCTGCGGGGGAGAATAG
- a CDS encoding DUF6573 family protein — protein MDDWPIIYSYTRAQAIADGVLIDVTAQAAEVGFKVHAVVTDHLYNSYVVPPAGLEGEGQSVEGRLHDLLFRTLLAAKAIKDSDRAEFDVLFLMAPGRWDTAHVVAVIGPGDQGEPVMTIMLPEDD, from the coding sequence ATGGACGACTGGCCGATCATTTACAGCTACACCCGCGCCCAGGCCATCGCCGACGGCGTCCTAATCGACGTCACCGCCCAAGCCGCCGAGGTGGGCTTCAAGGTGCACGCGGTGGTCACCGACCATCTATATAATAGCTATGTGGTACCGCCGGCCGGGCTGGAAGGCGAAGGGCAGTCCGTCGAGGGCCGGCTTCACGACTTGCTCTTTCGCACCCTGCTCGCTGCTAAGGCTATCAAGGATAGCGACCGCGCCGAATTCGACGTCCTTTTCCTCATGGCACCGGGGCGGTGGGACACGGCCCATGTCGTGGCGGTCATCGGCCCTGGTGACCAAGGCGAGCCGGTCATGACGATCATGCTGCCCGAGGACGATTAA
- a CDS encoding sigma-54-dependent transcriptional regulator: MGIDFKEKAWIVLPGQQGVFCEFTTIAKDYLLKNPLYHKTPILVIGDSGVGKSLFLEAATQIALSYGVSPKSIVRLNCASFTSQIAESEIFGHIKGAFTGATRDKEGIVKVADGGLLILDEIGELSEEVQAKLLIFIEEGRYRRVGSNKLESANLKIIGTTNKTQKSFRPDFWFRFFPIFIPPVHERRLDVLYFIAYKHPDIFCRLTPQHALTLLSYNWPGNVREIERVISLIMLEDSLVSGGQGNSGAGKGMDSNPLCLPSDKRQTLLSFSSLCDFNVKLAGNGFDVNSLNKILLKYGLSIPFPLSLSGDLYDFYKQIKMLINDNLDTLIEECLNKLDDIDYSELNYEQTTQKKTYEFVMLNQANFLANYEQAQGCKCNYYKSIVVWRDSSCVEQLFEKIFLINTMDKIENVGICFDSLCRLFLKNPRAAKDIFSSHEHSIADTCWTSSLERNIFEKFYKKNLVKQALEFVAGVKIATKYECAFNESWEMHVKQMLTDDEFNMIMGGKDVNRMDFELFGLNEDDLLREYYKYLIDKYKTKLKAAEHAGVNYSTFRSKLDSLGFSRRKYERGNK, translated from the coding sequence ATGGGTATTGATTTTAAAGAAAAAGCATGGATAGTTTTGCCTGGACAGCAAGGGGTTTTTTGTGAATTTACAACTATCGCAAAAGATTATTTGTTGAAGAATCCATTGTATCACAAAACTCCAATATTAGTGATTGGAGATTCTGGTGTTGGAAAGAGTTTGTTTCTTGAGGCTGCAACTCAAATAGCTTTAAGTTATGGAGTTTCTCCTAAATCAATCGTCCGTTTGAATTGTGCATCTTTCACAAGCCAGATCGCTGAATCAGAGATATTCGGACATATAAAAGGTGCTTTTACAGGCGCAACTCGTGACAAAGAAGGCATTGTAAAAGTTGCGGATGGTGGCTTGTTGATACTCGATGAGATCGGAGAGCTTTCAGAAGAAGTTCAAGCAAAGTTATTGATTTTTATAGAAGAAGGGAGGTATCGCCGGGTTGGAAGTAATAAATTAGAAAGTGCTAATTTGAAAATTATAGGAACTACCAATAAAACCCAAAAGTCTTTTAGGCCTGATTTTTGGTTTAGATTTTTCCCGATTTTTATACCACCTGTGCACGAAAGACGACTAGATGTTTTATATTTTATTGCGTACAAACATCCTGACATCTTCTGTAGGCTTACTCCGCAGCATGCTCTTACACTTTTGTCGTATAATTGGCCTGGAAATGTTCGAGAAATTGAGCGAGTTATTTCCTTGATAATGCTTGAAGATAGCTTGGTGTCAGGTGGCCAGGGTAATAGTGGGGCTGGTAAAGGGATGGATTCGAATCCGTTGTGTTTGCCTAGTGACAAGCGGCAAACGTTATTGTCTTTTTCGTCTTTGTGTGATTTCAATGTGAAGCTTGCTGGCAATGGTTTTGATGTCAATAGTCTTAATAAAATACTTTTAAAGTATGGTCTTTCCATACCTTTCCCCTTAAGTCTCTCTGGAGATTTGTATGATTTTTACAAACAAATAAAAATGCTCATTAACGATAATTTGGATACTTTGATTGAAGAATGTTTAAATAAACTCGATGATATAGATTATTCTGAATTGAATTATGAGCAAACAACTCAGAAAAAAACTTACGAGTTCGTAATGTTAAATCAGGCAAATTTTTTGGCCAATTATGAACAAGCTCAAGGCTGTAAATGTAATTATTATAAATCGATTGTTGTTTGGCGTGATTCATCTTGTGTTGAGCAGCTATTTGAGAAAATATTTTTAATTAACACTATGGATAAGATTGAAAATGTTGGCATTTGTTTTGACTCTCTTTGTAGATTATTTTTAAAGAATCCACGAGCGGCTAAAGATATATTTAGTTCCCATGAACATTCTATCGCTGATACGTGTTGGACAAGCAGTCTTGAAAGAAATATTTTTGAGAAATTCTACAAGAAAAATTTGGTTAAACAAGCTTTAGAATTTGTAGCTGGCGTTAAGATCGCTACTAAATACGAATGTGCCTTTAACGAGTCTTGGGAGATGCATGTAAAGCAGATGTTGACTGATGATGAGTTTAATATGATTATGGGTGGTAAGGATGTAAATAGAATGGATTTTGAATTATTTGGCTTGAATGAGGATGATTTGCTTAGAGAGTATTATAAATATCTAATTGATAAATACAAAACCAAACTTAAAGCAGCAGAGCATGCAGGCGTTAATTATTCTACGTTCCGCAGCAAGCTTGATTCTCTAGGTTTTTCTCGGAGAAAATATGAGCGTGGAAATAAGTGA
- a CDS encoding DUF927 domain-containing protein → MLDHPSSTAMKPSEFWSILWLQYQGKGVQNLWTLPDTKTYNFECSTELGSIDDTVESLVQEGKDVYFQVGLQSQKWGAHKRGKEETTIAIPGFWHDADIAGLGHKQTALPEDLDAALSLLFGFPLTPTLIVHSGGGLYPFWPLKTPWVFSSDAEREAAKNLSKQLQDALNDLGRQRGYKLDSTSNLDRVLRIPGSMNFKIRENPRPVRVIHYDPSKRYTLDEIKDRLPARAISVVAPPAQKGTSIPPGETKYPPADLNKIVQGCAWMCHIRDDATALTEPEWYAGISILSRCQDGRSITHQWSKPYQGYKQQETDKKFDDALNNAGPRTCENIRQSCGGEAYCSKCSSWGNIKSPAVLGISQAFIKEYVADSLPGAPVSQGIVIPEGYVISLEHGVERIEMRGKGDDKSEVKIKVLITPLVISKRLVDVNNGEESIEIAWYRDGAWKSRIESRSTIFTAREIMSVAGQGLAVNSNTASLVVAYLADFEQANRDIIPVVSVTSVLGWQKGLKTFLWGKQVLASPGSNNHVVFKAQEDGDDQIASGFYAKGSYQAWVKTINSLYDHERSIMMVYASFIPPFLKIIEANNFVVDLAFSSSKGKSIALRCSASVWGDPSGTGNTVFFTWKTSEAWIGQTATLVTDHPLILDETKLAGTAGKKGEAASKVSSTIYQVSSGQDKRRGSLKGTRRTGTWRLVLLSTGEQRAVDFCKEDGGAHARVLSLWGMPFSGDNLADYVNDVELTVKENFGHAGPKVVEFILAHRRDWPLWRETYLELRRYYTKRAGGNNIAVRLSDHLAVLNTVIPLVHAALPELKPTRPIREYLDGIWDTVSRNAMEADRATVALRHVYDWSVANRDKFFDGNAHDNNQTYVPSMGWAGRWDNGKWSEIAYLKPQLTKLIEESVGEPDAIIRTWADRDWLYKDKQGRNQRQLTIRGQKTWVYCLKKSTVEKELGIKFDDDATSTTKDLKPPF, encoded by the coding sequence ATGTTGGATCATCCATCATCGACAGCGATGAAGCCTAGCGAGTTCTGGAGTATCCTTTGGCTTCAATACCAAGGGAAAGGGGTCCAAAACCTTTGGACGCTCCCAGATACGAAGACCTACAACTTCGAATGCTCAACGGAACTTGGCTCTATCGACGATACTGTCGAGTCACTCGTACAAGAAGGCAAGGACGTCTACTTCCAGGTCGGACTGCAATCCCAAAAATGGGGTGCGCATAAACGAGGCAAGGAAGAGACAACCATTGCCATCCCTGGTTTCTGGCACGATGCCGATATCGCCGGCCTGGGCCATAAGCAAACGGCCCTGCCGGAAGACTTGGACGCGGCTTTAAGCCTGCTGTTCGGCTTCCCCCTCACCCCGACGCTGATCGTCCATTCCGGCGGGGGTCTGTACCCGTTCTGGCCCTTGAAAACGCCCTGGGTCTTCAGCTCTGACGCCGAGCGAGAAGCAGCCAAGAACCTTTCAAAGCAGCTCCAGGACGCGCTGAACGACCTCGGCAGACAGCGCGGGTACAAGCTCGACTCCACGTCAAACCTTGACCGGGTGCTTCGGATTCCGGGGTCGATGAACTTCAAGATACGCGAGAATCCTCGCCCCGTGCGCGTCATCCACTACGACCCAAGCAAGCGTTACACCCTGGACGAGATTAAGGATCGTTTGCCGGCACGGGCTATCTCTGTCGTCGCGCCTCCAGCCCAAAAGGGGACGAGCATCCCCCCGGGCGAGACGAAATACCCCCCGGCCGATCTGAACAAAATCGTCCAAGGCTGTGCATGGATGTGCCACATCCGTGACGATGCCACGGCCTTAACCGAGCCTGAATGGTATGCTGGCATATCGATCTTATCCAGATGCCAAGACGGTCGTTCTATAACCCATCAATGGAGCAAACCTTACCAAGGATACAAACAACAAGAAACAGACAAGAAGTTTGACGATGCTCTTAACAATGCGGGGCCTCGAACGTGTGAAAACATCAGGCAAAGCTGCGGCGGCGAAGCATATTGTAGCAAATGCTCGTCGTGGGGCAATATCAAAAGTCCAGCAGTCCTCGGCATTTCTCAAGCCTTCATAAAGGAGTATGTCGCAGATAGCTTGCCTGGGGCTCCTGTTTCGCAAGGCATTGTCATACCGGAAGGATACGTCATCAGTTTAGAGCATGGAGTTGAACGCATCGAAATGCGAGGCAAAGGGGACGACAAATCCGAAGTAAAAATAAAGGTTCTTATCACACCTCTTGTCATATCTAAGCGCCTTGTCGATGTAAACAATGGCGAGGAGTCCATTGAGATCGCTTGGTATCGCGATGGGGCGTGGAAATCACGGATAGAATCTCGTTCTACGATCTTTACCGCAAGGGAGATCATGAGCGTCGCAGGACAAGGTCTCGCTGTCAATTCGAATACGGCGTCTTTAGTCGTTGCATATCTGGCAGACTTTGAGCAAGCGAACAGAGACATCATACCTGTTGTATCTGTCACATCCGTATTAGGATGGCAGAAAGGCCTGAAGACCTTTCTTTGGGGCAAGCAGGTTCTTGCGTCTCCTGGCTCAAACAACCATGTCGTGTTCAAAGCGCAAGAGGATGGCGACGATCAGATTGCCTCTGGGTTTTACGCTAAAGGATCATACCAAGCATGGGTCAAAACAATCAACAGTTTGTATGACCACGAACGATCGATCATGATGGTCTATGCTTCGTTCATCCCTCCTTTCTTGAAAATCATCGAGGCAAACAACTTCGTTGTCGACCTTGCATTTTCAAGCTCTAAAGGAAAGTCAATAGCCTTGCGTTGTTCCGCATCCGTTTGGGGCGACCCTTCTGGAACTGGAAACACGGTGTTCTTCACGTGGAAGACATCCGAAGCATGGATTGGTCAAACTGCAACGCTTGTCACCGACCATCCGTTAATTCTTGATGAAACAAAGCTTGCCGGAACAGCCGGCAAGAAAGGAGAAGCAGCAAGCAAGGTAAGTTCAACGATTTATCAGGTATCAAGCGGACAAGATAAAAGAAGGGGTTCACTTAAAGGAACCAGGAGAACCGGCACTTGGCGTTTGGTCCTTTTGTCTACCGGGGAACAACGGGCCGTTGATTTCTGCAAGGAAGACGGCGGTGCCCATGCTCGCGTCTTAAGCCTTTGGGGAATGCCGTTCTCGGGAGACAACCTCGCAGACTACGTCAACGATGTCGAACTCACGGTCAAGGAGAACTTCGGCCATGCCGGCCCAAAAGTAGTCGAGTTCATCCTCGCACACAGACGCGATTGGCCGCTGTGGCGCGAGACCTATCTGGAGCTTCGACGGTATTACACCAAACGTGCCGGCGGCAATAACATCGCGGTGCGGCTCAGCGACCACCTCGCCGTCCTCAACACGGTGATCCCCTTGGTCCACGCCGCCCTGCCCGAGTTGAAGCCCACGCGGCCCATCAGGGAGTACCTTGATGGCATCTGGGACACGGTCAGCAGGAATGCCATGGAAGCAGACAGAGCGACCGTTGCCTTACGGCATGTATATGACTGGTCGGTTGCAAACAGAGACAAGTTCTTCGATGGCAATGCTCACGACAACAACCAGACCTATGTTCCGTCCATGGGATGGGCTGGACGCTGGGACAATGGCAAATGGAGTGAGATAGCTTACCTCAAACCTCAGTTAACCAAACTGATAGAGGAATCTGTCGGTGAACCCGATGCGATCATCAGAACATGGGCAGACCGAGACTGGCTGTACAAAGACAAGCAAGGTCGGAACCAACGACAACTGACAATCCGTGGACAGAAGACTTGGGTTTACTGCCTCAAGAAGTCAACCGTCGAAAAGGAACTTGGCATCAAATTCGATGACGACGCAACATCGACGACCAAGGATTTAAAACCACCGTTTTAA
- a CDS encoding tyrosine-type recombinase/integrase: MKVEPIIDVKSIKSIKKILSDNLRDKLLFIMGINTGLRVQDLLALKVGDVRESNVGDRVVLREKKTGKENVFIMNKEIKLALDDHLNESKLNDEHYLFKSRKGKNYPLTTFAVTKYVKAWAEAVNLKGNYGAHTLRKTWCYHQRKAFGVPWEVLAKRLNHSSPSITRRYLGIQEEEVEEILMHVI; the protein is encoded by the coding sequence ATGAAGGTCGAACCCATTATTGACGTGAAGAGCATCAAAAGCATCAAGAAGATACTTTCTGACAATCTTCGCGACAAACTGCTCTTCATCATGGGCATCAACACTGGACTTCGTGTCCAAGACTTGCTTGCCCTCAAGGTCGGCGACGTTCGAGAATCAAATGTCGGCGACCGTGTGGTCTTGCGCGAAAAGAAGACTGGCAAGGAGAACGTGTTCATTATGAACAAAGAGATCAAGCTAGCGCTTGATGACCACCTCAATGAATCAAAGCTAAATGATGAGCATTACCTGTTCAAAAGTCGTAAAGGAAAAAACTATCCTCTCACGACATTTGCCGTCACCAAGTACGTCAAAGCGTGGGCTGAAGCTGTTAACCTGAAAGGGAACTATGGGGCCCATACGTTGCGCAAAACATGGTGCTACCACCAGCGCAAGGCATTTGGCGTACCATGGGAAGTACTGGCAAAGAGACTCAACCATTCTAGCCCATCGATCACACGTCGGTATCTTGGCATCCAGGAGGAAGAAGTCGAAGAAATATTAATGCATGTCATTTAA
- a CDS encoding helix-turn-helix domain-containing protein — translation MANGLGPFYDLERAAEYCGYSTSYFAKLIRKKSIKRYGPSQSRFARADLDRFMANPDSFSSTLEMKPRTPIELEV, via the coding sequence ATGGCTAACGGCCTTGGGCCGTTTTACGATTTGGAACGTGCTGCGGAGTATTGTGGATACAGTACTTCGTACTTTGCAAAGCTGATCAGAAAGAAAAGCATTAAACGATATGGACCGTCTCAATCTCGGTTCGCTCGTGCTGATTTAGATCGCTTTATGGCTAATCCAGATAGCTTCTCATCAACACTCGAAATGAAACCTAGAACTCCTATCGAACTTGAGGTGTAA
- a CDS encoding tyrosine-type recombinase/integrase codes for MSVHMRKNNGTYYVAYRNAEGNQTTKTFGKGREGRRAAQKFDKQVKDHGPVPPSTPEAISEVVAVADKIYLDQLAQIYINTRKVEGTTVKTLNEIRSFLKKHLIPVFAQRPIDEIRYDEILTIVGKAYADHSPVTRGRYLSYLKTVFQFGVKQDLIEKNPLRHWKKAKEHPRDTKLTVADLMKIKAVAAPHLAWAIEVAWNLGVRTGESELFALKWADVDWAQSTVKVFATKTQSARVIPISPEFMARLREMQGRAKTEYLIEYAGRPVKQFRMSFRSACKRAEIPYHVVLYDIRHLFATTLLQEGGDLSAVSKLMGHSSVHMTANQYYHLLGDEKRRTIAKLPSLNA; via the coding sequence ATGTCCGTTCACATGCGGAAGAACAACGGCACCTACTACGTCGCCTATCGAAACGCCGAGGGCAACCAGACGACCAAGACATTCGGCAAGGGGCGGGAGGGACGCAGGGCGGCCCAGAAATTCGACAAGCAGGTCAAGGACCATGGCCCGGTCCCGCCGAGCACCCCTGAGGCCATCTCCGAAGTGGTGGCCGTCGCCGACAAGATTTATCTCGACCAACTGGCCCAGATATATATCAACACGAGGAAGGTCGAAGGAACAACGGTCAAAACCCTTAACGAGATCAGGTCGTTCCTGAAGAAACACCTGATACCCGTCTTCGCTCAACGACCCATCGACGAGATTCGTTACGATGAGATATTGACGATCGTGGGCAAGGCCTACGCCGATCATTCCCCCGTCACGCGGGGACGGTATCTGTCCTACCTGAAGACCGTCTTTCAGTTCGGGGTCAAACAGGACCTCATTGAAAAGAACCCACTGCGCCACTGGAAGAAAGCAAAAGAGCACCCCCGTGACACCAAGCTGACCGTCGCTGACCTTATGAAGATCAAGGCCGTCGCGGCCCCGCATCTGGCCTGGGCCATCGAGGTCGCCTGGAACCTGGGCGTCCGCACCGGGGAATCCGAACTCTTCGCCCTGAAATGGGCCGACGTCGACTGGGCACAATCGACCGTCAAGGTCTTCGCCACCAAGACCCAATCGGCAAGGGTGATCCCGATCTCCCCCGAGTTCATGGCCCGGCTGCGAGAGATGCAGGGACGCGCCAAGACCGAATATTTGATCGAATACGCCGGCCGGCCCGTCAAACAGTTCCGGATGTCGTTCCGGTCGGCCTGCAAGCGGGCTGAAATCCCTTACCATGTCGTCTTGTATGATATCAGGCACTTGTTCGCCACCACCCTTCTTCAGGAAGGCGGCGACTTATCGGCGGTGAGCAAGCTCATGGGGCACTCGTCGGTGCACATGACCGCGAACCAGTATTACCACCTGCTCGGTGACGAGAAGCGTCGCACCATCGCCAAGTTGCCGAGCTTGAACGCCTAA
- a CDS encoding bacteriohemerythrin, whose translation MPIAQWDDYLSVGHSKIDSQHERLFVCINKLQDSIEKEYFLGDLRVLLVDLYRYARYHFSEEESLMRSSGYPMLNEHISSHNDFLVSIDRFIVDERLDSMSLRVDVITFLVTWIMNHIPYVDQNFFMYLKSQEI comes from the coding sequence ATGCCAATTGCGCAGTGGGATGACTACCTTTCTGTTGGTCACAGCAAAATAGACAGTCAGCATGAGAGACTTTTTGTTTGCATTAATAAACTTCAGGATTCTATAGAAAAAGAATATTTCCTTGGTGATCTTCGTGTGTTGCTGGTTGATTTGTATAGATATGCTAGGTATCATTTTTCTGAAGAAGAGTCTTTGATGCGATCTTCGGGTTACCCTATGCTTAATGAACACATTTCTAGTCATAATGACTTTCTTGTGAGCATCGATAGGTTTATTGTTGACGAACGTTTAGATTCGATGTCTTTGCGGGTTGATGTGATTACTTTTTTAGTGACTTGGATTATGAATCATATCCCATATGTCGATCAAAACTTTTTTATGTATCTTAAGTCTCAGGAAATTTGA